The Phaeacidiphilus oryzae TH49 region CTTCACCCGGGTCGGCCGGCGGCTCCCGGCGCACTCCACCAGCCTCGGCAAGGCCCTGCTCGCCACCCACACCGACGACCAGGTCCGCGCCCTCCTCCCGGAGAAGCTGGAGGCCCTCACCGAGCACACCACCACCGACCGCGAGGAGCTGATCAAGCAGCTCGCGGTCATCCGCGAGCGCGGCTACGCCGTCGACGCCGAGGAGAACACCGTCGGCCTCCGCTGCTTCGGCGTGGCCATCCCCTACCGCACCCCCGCCCGCGACGCCATCAGCTGCTCCGTCCCGGTGGCCCGCCTCACCCCCGAACACGAGGCCACCGTCCGCACCGCCCTCCTCAACGCCCGCGACCCCCTTTTGATGACCACTCGTCATCTCTGAGGCGACATCGAGGTCCTTCCGTCCGAACCCGCGCAAAACGCGTGTCCGAGCAGGACGTTCAGGGCATCACCTTCCCGCACCCCAGCGACCGAAGGCCCCGCGATGCCCCGACGTCCCCGTTCGATCCTGTTCAAGCGAGCCGTGCCGATAGCGGCCCTGATCCTCGGCTCCGCGCTGGCCTGCGAGCTGCTCAGCATCCTGCTGGTGCACATCCCGGGCCTGCAGTCCCAGGGCAGCGCCAACGCGGGCGACGCCTTCGGGGCGGCGGCCGCCTCGGGGTCCGTGGTGGTGCTGTACTACATGGCCCGGTCCCTCCACATCCAGCAGGGCGAGGCCGTCGACCAGCGCAGGGAGCTGCACAAGCAGCGGGTCGCGTTGCAGCAGACCGTCGAGGCGTCCATCAGGAGCCGCCACATCGAGCTGATGCGGATCGCCATGGAGGACCCGGAACTCGCCGCCACCTGGCCGTCCTTCCGGGCGGACCGGCCGCAGGAGCGCAACAAGCAGTTCCTGTACATCAGCGCGGTGCTGTCGATGCACCTCCTCGCCTATGAGACGGGCTATCCGGAGGCGGAGATCGAGAGCACCCTCCGGCGGCTCTTCAGCCGCTCACCCCTCTGGCGCGAGTTCTGGGCCGAGAACGCCGACGCCCGCGCGCAGACAGCCGTCGCCGACACCACGAAGACGCGGTTCGACGCCCTGGTGGACCGCGCCTTCCGGTCGGCCCCCGCCGCCGCCCCGGCCCCGCGCCCGCCTCCCCCTCCGACTGCGCCTCCGCCTCCGCCGACAGCCGGAGCGGCGTCTCCGACGCGGCGGCCTGACGACCGGCCTCCGGGGTCAGCGGCCGGGCGCGGAACCGGAATCGGAAGCGGAATCGGAACCGGCCTGCAGCGCCTCGCGGACGAGGGCGAGGTCCGCCTCCCCCGCCAACCCCGCGTGGTACAGCCGCAGCTCCGTCGCGCCTGCGGCCTGCGCCGCCCGCAGGTCCGCCGCGAGCCGCTCCGGCGCGCCGCCCATCCCCCGGACCACCGTGAAGTTGGCGGCGAGCGAGGCGCCCTCGGGGGCCTTCGCCGCGGCGCCCGTCAGGGCTTCGAGGCCGCCCGCGCAGGGCAGGACCAGGCCGTCCGCGCCGCCGCCTTCGGCGGAGAGCAGCCATTCCGGTTCGACGCCGGCGTTGGCACCCGTCCGCCAAGGCAGCGGGTCGGCGTGCAGCCGTACGGCGAAACCGCCGGGCGTCGCCGCCCGCACCGCCGAGACCGCGGCCGACTGCAACTCCCGTGCCACCTCCAGTCGGTGACGGAGGGTCAGCTCGGCGTCCCCGGCGCCGAGCAGCCGCTCGACGTCCGCCCACTCGCCGTCGCCGCCCGCCCGCCACTCGCCGGACCACACCACCGCCAGCGCGTCCCGCACCCGCCGGGCCAGCGCCGCCGGCTCGGCGCCGAGCACCGCGTACCCGGCCCCGCAGGACTCGCAGAAGCACAGCGACATCGCGTACGCCGCGGCGCCGTCCAGCGGCACCCCGCCGATCTTGTCGTGGGCGTGGAGATGGGCGAGGCCGTACCAGCCGCAGGACTCCAGCTCGACCCCGGTCGCCCCGGGCCGGGCCGCGGCCTCCGCCGCCAGGTCGACGAGGTACTCCCGCACCTCCGGCCGGCCGATGCACGGCGCCCAGCCGTACCGGTCCCCGTACGCGTTGCGCACCACCGAGGACGGATGCTCGGCCCCCAGCCGGGAGTTGTGCGCCAGCACCACCCAGGCGTGGACGTCCAGCCCCGCGCCCCGCAGCGCCTCGGCGGCCGCCCCGAAGGCGTCGGGACCGCCGGAGCCCGCCCACTCCCCCGCCGGATACGGCCGCAGCGCCCGCCCGCGCCAGCGCGCCTCCTCCACCGGGTAGTAGACGGCGGCGTGCTCGGCGACCACGATCCGGTGCCGCGGATGACGCGGTGTCAGCGCGCGGGTCGAGTGATAGGACGAGGCCAGGGTGACGCCGTCCACGCCCAGCCCGGCGATCCGCTCGGCCGCCTCCGGGTCGCCGATGACGTCCCAGGGATAGACGAAGGCCTGACTCCGCATCGGCTCACTCACCCCGCGCACCATGCGAGCCCCGCGCACCATGCGCACCCCGCGCACCCGCACCCGCACCCGCGCCCGCGCCCGCGCCCGCCAGCACCGCGCGCCCACGCGCGACGATCGCGTCCAGCTCCTTGACCGCCTCCTCGCCCGGGTCGGTCAGCGGCGGCCGCACCCCGCCCACGTCCAGACCCTGCTGCCGCACCCCGGCCTTGACCAGCGAGACGGCGAACCCCCGCCCGGTGTTGCGGAGTTCGACCAGCGGCCGGTAGAAGGCGTCCAGCAGCGCGTTGACCAGCTCGTCGCCCTCCTCGGTGCCCGCCTGCAGGGCGTCGTGGAAGGCCAGCGCCACGTCCGGCGCGAAGGCGAAGGCCGCGGAGGAGTAGAGCCGCACCCCGATCCCCCGGTACGCGAGTCCGGTGAGCTCGGCCGTCGGCAGCCCGTTGAAGTAGAGGAAGGTCCGCTCCGGCGCCTCCGTCCGCAGCGCGCTGACGATCCGCTGCATCAGGTCGAGGTCGCCCAGGCCGTCCTTGAGCCCGATGACCTGCGGCACCTCGGCGGCCAGCCGCAGCACCGACTCGGGGGTGAGCACCGCGTTGTCCCGCTGGTAGACGATCAGCGGCAGCCCGCTCGCCCCGGCGAGGGCGGTGAAGTGCCGGATCAGCCCCTCCTGGTCGGGCAGCACCAGGTACGGCGGCATGGCCAGCAGCCCCTCCGCGCCGGCCCGCTCGGCCCGCTCGGCGAAGCGCGAGGCGAGCGCGGTACCGTGACCGACGCCGGCCAGCACCGGCACCCGCCCGCCGGTGGCCTCCACCGCGGCGGCCACCACGGCCTCGTACTCGTCGAGGTCGAGGGCGTGGTACTCGCCGGTGCCGCAGGCGGCGAAGACCGCCCCCGCGCCGGCCTCGACGCCCCGCTCCACATGGGTGCGGTAGGCGTCCAGATTGAGCGCGCCGTCCGGTCCGAAGGCGGTGACGGGGAAGAAGAGCAGTCCCCCGAGCCGATTGCTGAGCCGGTCGGTGAGTGGTGCTTGGCGGTCCATCAAGGATCGTTCTCCCTGGTGACTCTCATCTATATACCTGAACGCGCTCGACGCTACCCCTCCATCCCGCGCCTCCGCCAGACCCCTTTCGGCGATTGACTGCGCAGCCCGGCACTCCTAGGCTGCTGCCCAAACACATACATGAACTGCGTACACATTCTCGTACCGCGATTCGCGGCGGTAACCGCACCGCCCACAGGAGAGGCCGCTCGATGAGCCCAGCGCCCGCAGCCCCCCGGACCGTCCTCCTCACCGGCGCAGCCGGCGGCGTCGGCAGCTTCCTCCGCGCCTCGCTGCCCGCCGAGTACGGCTACGATCTCCGGCTCTTCGACCAGGCCCCGATCGAGGGCGAGCCGGAGGCGATCACCGCCCCGCTCTCCGACACCGCCGCCCTCCGCAAGGCCGCGGAGGGCGTGGACGCCATCGTCCACCTGGCCGGGATCTCGGTGGAGGCCCCCTTCGCGGACATCCTCGGCGCCAACATCGAGGGCACCTACAACCTCTACAAGGCCGCCCGCGCGGCCGGCGTCCGCCGGGTCGTCTTCGCCAGCTCCAACCACGCCGTCGGCTTCACCGAGCGCCCCGAGGGCGCCCCGGAGAGCGGCGCCACGGTCCCGGTCGAGACCCGCCTGCGCCCGGACACCTACTACGGCCTGTCCAAGTGCTTCGGCGAGAACCTCGCCTCCCTCTACGCGGACAAGCACGGCATCGAGACCGTCTCCATCCGGATCGGATCCTGCTTCGCCAAGCCGCGCACTGTGCGGATGCTGGACACCTGGCTGAGCCCGGCCGACTGCCACCGGCTGATCCACGCCTCGATCACCGCCGAGCTGCCCGCGCACAGCCACGGCCACCACGTGGTCTACGGCATCTCGGCGAACACCCGCGCCTGGTGGTCGTTGGACTCGGCCCGGGAGATCGGCTTCGAGCCGCAGGACGACTCCGAGGTCTTCGCCGCTGAGGTCATCGCCGAGCTGGGCGAACTCACCCCGGAGGACCCCGAGTACCGCTACTTCGGCGGCGCCTTCACCCAGCAGCAGGTCTAGAGCGGCAGGGCGACGGCCGGGCTCCGCCCCGGCCCCGCAGGCGCCGCCGGGCGGGGAGGGCGTCCGCTCACCCCTCCCCGCCCGGCGGCCCCACTACCGCGCGACCGGGTTCGCCAGCGGCCGGCCCGCCGCCCACCGCCGCACCTGCTCCACCACCAGCCGCTCGGCCCGCGGCCTGAACGCCGCCGATCCTCCCCCGACATGCGGGGTGACCAGCACGTTCGGCAGCCCCCGCAGCTCGTGCCCGGCGGGCAGCGGCTCCGGGTCCGTGACGTCAAGCGCCGCCCGCAACCGCCCGGCGCGCACCTCCGCCAGCAGCGCCCCGGTGTCCAGCGTCCGCCCCCGCCCGACGTTCACCACCAGCGCCCCGTCCGGCAGCGCGGCCAGCTCCGCCGCCCCAGCAGCCCCACCGTGGACGGGTTCTCGGGCAGCACCAGCACGGCGATGTCCACCTCGGGGAGCAGCCGCGGCAGCTCCGCCACCGGGTGGACGTCCTCGGCCGGCCGCGCCCGGCGCGCGATCCGCAACACCTCCGCCTCGCAGGCCAGCAGCCGCCGCTCCAGCGCCGCCCCGATCGAGCCGTAGCCGATCACCGCCACCCGGGAGTCCGCCAGCGAGCGGGTGAAGTGCGGCTCCCAGCGGCCCGCGTCCTGGTCCCGCACCCAGCGCGGGAGGTCCCGCTGGGCGGCCAGGATCAGCCCGAGGGCGTGCTCCGCGGTGCTCGCGTCGTGCAGCCCCCGCCCGTTGTGGAGGGCGACGCCCTCGGGCAGCAGCGGCTGGAGCTTCTCCACCCCGGCGCTCAGCGACATCACCGCCCGCAGCCCGGTGAGCCGCGGCAGCAGCCGCTCCGCCCCCGGGGTGGCGTACGGCATCACCCACAGGCCGATCCGCGCGAGATCCGTGCCGTCCAGCCCCACCGGCTCGCCGTCCCCGCCCCGGCTGCCGTCCCACACCCGGACGCCGACCCCGCTCGGCCACGGCCCGTGCGCCTTCTCCAGCCCCTCCCAGGGGACGAGGACATCCGGCGCCGACGAGGCACCGGCCTGCTCAGCCGAAGAGTCCGCAGCGACCACAGCACATCTCCCTTTCCAGAACGGTTGACCCGGGGGGTGAGCGAACTCTAACGTCCTTTCCGCATAACAGAAGACTTTCTACCTCACGGAAAACAGGAGGTGTGGCGGATGACAGCGGCGTCCCCCCATACCCGCACCGGCTTCTGGTCCTCGACCCGCGCCAGGCACATGATCCCGATCGCGTTCGTCACCTACTCCCTGGCCTATCTGGACAAGTCCAACTACTCGATCGGCTCGGCCGGCGGGATGGCCCAGGACCTCCACATGTCCAGCGGCACGAACGCCCTCGCCGCCGCCTCCTTCTTCCTGGGCTACTTCCTCTTCCAGATCCCCGGCACGGTGTACGCGGAGCGCCGCAGCGCCCGCCGGCTGGTCGCCTGGTCCACGGTGGTCTGGGGCGTGCTGGCGATGGTGCAGGGCCTGCTGGACAGCGCCGCCCTGCTGATCGCCGCCCGCTTCCTGCTCGGCGTGGTGGAGGGCGCGGTGCTGCCCTCGATGGTGATGCTGCTCAGCCGCTGGTTCACGCGGCGCGAGCGGGGCCGCGCCAACACCTTCCTGATCCTCGGCAACCCGGTCACCGTGATGTGGCTGTCCGCCGTCTCCGGCCTCCTCGTCCAGGCCACCGACTGGCGGACGATGTTCGTGGTCGAGGGCCTGCCCGCGGTGGTCTGGGGCCTGTGCTGCCTGAAACTGATCAAGGACCACCCGGAGGAGGCCGGCTGGCTCCCCGCCGAGGAGCGGGCGAGCCTCACCACCGATCTCGCCGCCGAGCAGCGGACCCAGCAGCCCCCGACCGGCGCCGCGGCCTACCGCCGGGTGCTCACCTCCCGGCTGGTGCTGGTCCTCGCCGTCCAGTACTTCTGCTGGTCGATCGGCGTCTACGGCTTCGTCTTCTGGCTGCCGTCGATCATCAAGCAGGCCTCCGGCGAGGGCATCGGCGCCACCGGCCTCCTCTCCGCCGTCCCCTACCTCTTCGCGGCGCTCGCGATGCTGGTCAACTCCCAGCTCTCGGACCGCCGCGGGCGCCGCCGCACGGCGGTCTGGCCCTGGCTCACGGTGGCCGCCCTCGCCCTCTACGGCTCGTACCTCGCCGAGGGCGCCTTCGCCCTCTCCTTCATCCTGCTGATCGTCGCCGGCCTCTGCCTGTACGCGCCCTACGGCCCGTACTTCGCCCTGGTCTCCGACCAGGCGCCGAAGAACGTCTCCGGCGCGGCGGTGGCCCTGGTCAACTCCTTCGGCGCACTGGGCTCCTTCACCGGCACCTACCTGGTGGGCTGGGTGCGCGGCAGCTCGCTCGGCGACGCGGGCGCCTTCGGGCTGATGGCCGCCGGCACCCTGGTCTCGGCGGCCCTGATCGCGCTGGTCCGGGAGCGGCCCGCGGCCCCGGTGCCCGCCGGGGAGGAGGCCCGCGAACCGACCGCCCGCCCCGCGTAGGGTGTGGCCGACCGGTAACGAACCGACGCACGAACGAACGAGGACGAACAGGCCGTGGGCGACGACATGCTCCGCAGGGGGCTGAGGCTGCTGACCGCGCTGACGGACCACCCCGGCGGCGTCGGGGTGAGCGCCGCGGCCCGCGCCGCCGCCCTCCCGGTGAGCAGCGCCCACCGCCTCCTCGGCCTGATGGCCGAGGAGGGCTACGTGGCCTACGACCCGGCCGCCCGCAGCTACGCCCTCGGCTACCGGGCCCTCGAACTGGCCCGCGGCTTCAGCCGATCACCGGCCGGCTTCCAGGACGCCCGCGGCCCCATGCGCCGGCTGGCCGCCCGCACCGGTCTGGCCGCCATCGCCGGCATCCTGGACCGCGACGAGGTGCTGCTGGTCCTCTCCGTGGACGGCCGGCAGCACCTCCAGCTGCGCAGCGAGGAGGGCACCCGCAACGCCTGGCACGCCACCTCGCTCGGCAAGGCCCTGGTGGCCGCGCTGCCGACGGAGGATCAGGAACGGCTGCTGGCGGCCCCGTTGAAGCCGAGCACCCCCCGGACGGTGGTCGACCCGGCGGCGCTCCGGGACGAGCTGGCGACGGTCGCCGGGCGCGGCTGGGCCGAGGTGGAGGAGGAGAACGAGGTGGGCGTGCGCTCCATCGCCGTCTGCGTCCCCTCCCCCGATCCGTCCCCCGATCCGGCCGCCGGGCAGCCCCGGCTGGCGATCTCGCTGGGCGCGACGGTCCTGCTGACCGGCCGCGAGGAGCTGAGGACCCATGTCCCCGCCCTCCAGGAGGCCGCCCGCGAGGTCGCGGCCGGCATCCCGTGACCCCTGCCGAACCGGAGGCCGTGCCGAACCCGGCACGCCGGGCCGGCCGCCCTGCCTGACCGGCTCAGCCGCGGCTGGCCAGCGCCCGCAGGAAGAAGGTCAGGTTGGCCGGGCGCTCGGCGAGCCGGCGCATGAAGTAGCCGTACCACTGGGAGCCGTACGGCAGATACACCCGCATCGTGCCGCCGGCCTCGACCAGCCGCTCCTGCTCCTCCGGACGGATGCCGTAGAGCATCTGGTACTCGAAGGAGTCGGGCTTGCGGCCGTTCCACTCCGCCAGCTGCCCGGCGATCCTGATCAGCCGCGGGTCGTGGGAGGCCACCATCGGGTAACCCTCGCCCGCCATCAGCACCTTGAGGCAGCGGACGTACGCCCGGTCCACCTCCGCCCGGCTCTGGAAGGCCACCGAGGACGGCTCCTGGTACGCGCCCTTGCACAGCCGCACCCGGGAGCCCGGCCCGGAGAACTCCCTGCAGTCCGCCTCCGTGCGGTGGAGGTACGCCTGGAGCACCACGCCCAGCCAGGGGAAGTCCTCCCGCAGCCGCCTGGCGATGCCCAGGGTGGAGTCCGTGGTGGTGTGGTCCTCCATGTCGAGGGTGACCGTGGTGCCCGCGTCGGCCGCCGCCTCGCAGATCAGCCGGGCGTTCTCGAGGGCGGTCCGCTCCCCGTCCCGCGGCAGGAACTGGCCCACCGCGGAGAGCTTCACCGAGACCTCGGCGTGCGCGGCGAGCCCGGTCCGCTTCAGCTCGCCCAGCAGTTCCCGGTACGCCCGCACTGTGGCGGCGGCCTGTTCCGCGTCGGTGGTGTCCTCGCCCAGATGGTCCAGGGAGATGCTCCGGCCGGAGGCGATCAGCTCGTCGGTGACGGCGACGGCCTCGTCGAGGCGGTCCCCGGCGACGAACCGGTCGACGATGGCCCGGGTCACCGGGACGTTCTCGACGACCTTGCGGCAGCCGCCGGAACGGGCGGCGGCGAGGATGGTGGAACGGAGCATCTTTACCCCTGAGCTGGACGTGCGGACGGATCGGGCGGGGCGAACCCCGGGGGGCGGCGGCGCCGACCGCGCTGTCGGCGCCGCTCGGCTGACTCCTCGTCAGCCCATGTGCGGGTAGCGGTAGTCGGTCGGCGGCACCAGCGCCTCCTTGATCGCCCGCGGCGAGGTCCAGCGCAGCAGGTTCTGCAGCGAACCGGCCTTGTCGTTGGTGCCCGAGGCCCGCCCGCCGCCGAAGGGCTGCTGGCCGACGACCGCGCCGGTGGACTTGTCGTTGACGTAGAAGTTGCCGGCCGCGTAGCGCAGCCGCTCGGCGGCCTCGGTGACGGCGGCCCGGTCGTTGGCGATGATCGAGCCGGTCAGGCCGTAGGGGGCGAAGGACTCCATCTGGTCCAGCGCCTCCTCCCACTTCTCGTCCTGGTAGACGTGCACGGCGAGCACCGGGCCGAAGTACTCCTCCCGGAAATACTCGGCCGCCGGGTCCTCGCAGACCAGCACCGTCGGCCGGACGAAGTACCCGACCGAGTCGTCGTACTCGCCGCCGGCCAGCACGGTCACCTTCGGGTCCGCCTTGGCCCGGTCGATCGCCGCCTTGTTCTTCTCGAACGCGCGGGCGTCGATCACGGCGCCGATGAAGTTCGAGAGGTCGGTGACGTCGCCCATGGCGATGCCGTCCACCTCGGCCGCGAACTCGTCCCTGATCCGCTCCCACACCGAGGCCGGCACGTACGCCCGCGAGGACGCCGAGCACTTCTGCCCCTGGTACTCGAAGGAGCCGCGGGTCAGCGCGGTCTTCAGGACCGCCGGGTCGGCCGAGGGGTGGGCGAAGACGAAGTCCTTGCCGCCGGTCTCGCCGACCAGCCGCGGGTAGGTGCGGTACTTCTCGATGTTCTGGCCCACGGTCTTCCACAGGTACTGGAAGGTCTTCGTCGAGCCGGTGAAGTGGATCCCCGCCAGGTCCCGGTGCTCCAGGGCGACCTCGGAGACGGCGATCCCGTCACCGGTCACCATGTTGATCACGCCGGCCGGCAGTCCGGCCTCGGTCAGCAGGTCCATGAAGAGGCCGGCCGCGAACTGCTGGGTGGGCGACGGCTTCCACACCACCACGTTGCCCATCAGCGCCGGAGCGGTCGGCAGGTTGCCCGCGATGGCGGTGAAGTTGAACGGGGTGATCGCGTAGACGAAGCCCTCCAGCGGACGGTGGTCCATCCGGTTCCACACGCCGGGCGAGCTGATCGGCTGCTGGGCCAGGATCTGCCGGGCGTAGTGGACGTTGAACCGCAGGAAGTCGACCAGCTCGCAGGGGGTGTCGATCTCCGCCTGCTGCGCGGTCTTGGACTGGCCGAGCATGGTCGCGGCGGCCAGCGTCTCCCGCCAGGGGCCGGCCAGCAGGTCGGCCGCGCGGAGGAAGACCGCGGCGCGGTCGTCGAAGGAGAGGGCCCGCCAGGCCGGGGCGGCGGCCAGCGCGGCGTCGATCGCCGCCTGCGCGTCCTGCTGGGTGGCGTTGCGCAGCACGCCCAGCTTGGCGGCGTGCCGGTGCGGCTGGACCACGTCGATCGGGGCGCCGCCGCCCATCCGGCGCTCGCCGCCGATGACCATGGGCAGCTCCACCGGCGCCTGGCCGCCGAGCCGCTTCAGCTCGGCCTCCAGCCGGGCACGCTCGGGGGTCCCGGGGGCGTAGCTGTGCACGGGCTCGTTCACCGGCGCGGGGACCTGGGTCACGGCATCCATCTGGCGGGCACTCCTCAGTTCGGTCGGGCTGCGCTCAACTGCGTGGGGGGCGGAAGGCAGCGGGAAGGGCGGGCCTCGGGCCCGCCTGCCCCCGGGGAAGACGGTAGAAGCGAAGGGCGGCGCAGGTGTCTGTCCGCACGGCTAACCTTGAGTCCCAGGAGTTGTATCCGCGAACAACACCGGGCCCCCCGCCGGGCCCGAAGGCCACCCCAGGACCGACCATGGCTGCCCGCCCGCCCGCAGACGAACCGCCGCCCTCCACCACCCCCGCCCATCTCCCCTCCCCCGGGGGGATCTCCCTCCGCCACCTTCTGCTGGCCCTCGGCGAGGCGCTGGTCGAGACCCAGGCGGCCCCGCAGGGCCTGGACGTGGGGGTCCGCGGTCTGGCCCTGCTGGATCCGGAGGACCCGCCGCTCGTCGGCCCCGGCGAACTGGTGCTCGCCATCGGCGTACGCGGCCGGGCCGCACTCCCCGCGATCCGCGCCGCGGGCCGGGCCCGGGCCGCGGGGGTGGCCGTACGCTCCCCCGCAGGGGAGGCCCTGCGCGAGGCGGCCGAGGAGGCCGGGGTGGCGCTCCTCTCGGTCCCGCCCGGGGTCCGCTGGGAGCAGCTGCACACCGTGGTCCGCAGCGTCCTGGACCACCCCGACCCCCACACCCCCGGCCTGGACGGCGACCAGCAGTCCGCCGGCGGCTCCGGCGCCGGCGCGGACGCCGGCGACCTGTTCTCCCTCGCCCAGACCACCGCCGTCCTCACCCGCGGGATCGTCAGCATCGAGGACTCCGCCAACCGGGTCCTCGCCTACTCCCGCTCCTCCGACCAGGACGAGGTGGACGACCTCCGCCGGCTCTCCATCCTCGGCTGGCAGGGCCCCGAGCCGTACCTCGCCCAGCTCCGCGCCTGGGGGGTCTTCCAGCGGCTCCGCTCCTCCGACGAGGTCATCCCGATCGACGACCATCCCGAGCTGGGCATCCGCCGCCGGCTGGTGGTCGCCATCCGGGCGGGCCACCAGCTCCTCGGCACCATCTGGGTGCAAGAGGGCGCCCAGCCGCTCGCCGAACGCTCCTCCCAGGTCCTGGAGGGGGCGGCCCGGGTCGCCGCCCTCCACCTGGTACGCCGCCGCCGCGAGGTCTCCGGCGACCTCCGCCTCACCCAGACCCTCCTCACCGGACTGCTGGAGGGCTCCACCGGCCCGCAGTCGCTCTCCACCCATCTCGGTCTGGACCAGCGCCGCCCGGCCGCCGTCCTGGGCTTCGCGCCCGCACCGACCGAGTCCGGCGCCTCGCCCGCGCTGGCCCGCACCGAGATCACCAACCTGATCTCCGTCCAGGCCGCCGCCCGCCACCCCAGCGCGCTGGTCGCCCCCATCGGCGCCCGCGTCTACGCCCTCCTCCCCGACCTCCCCCGCTCCGGCCCCGCCACCCACGTGCTGGTCGCCTGGGCCCAGGAGATCGCCGACGCCGCCCGCACCCACCTCGACGTCCCGCTCCGCGGCGCCGTCGGCCGCACCGTCCCGCAGCTCGCCGACACCCCCGACTCGCGCCTGGAGGCCGACCGCATCCTGGACGCGATGGCGTCCGGCGGGGTGGACCGTGAGGTGGCCGCGCTACCGGACGTCCAGGCCGAGGTCCTGGTCCGCGAGATCCTCGCCCTCCTCGCCGACCGCCCCAGCATCCGCGACCCCCGCCTCACCGCCCTCACCGAGTACGACGCCCGCCACCGCAGCCGGCTCTCCGAGTCCGTCCTCGCCTATCTGGACGCCTTCGGCGACGTCCGCACCGCCGCGGACCGCCTCCACATCCACCCCAACACCCTCCGCTACCGCCTCCGCCGAGCCGAGAGCCTCACCGGCCTGGACCTCACCCGCCCGGAGCAGCGGCTGCTGACCACCCTTCAGCTCCGCCTCCCGACCTGAACAACCCGCTCCGCGCCCACCCCGCGGCACCCCACCCACCCCGCACGGGCCCCGCATGCAGCGCCGCGGGCGCGCGCCCCGCTACGCCCTGCCCGCCCGCCACCGCTCCCACTGGGCCAGCCACACCCTCTCCTCCTCGGCGCGCGCCCCGGCGCCCACCCCCGCCCCCACTGCCAGTCCCAGACCCGCCCCCACGCCCGCTGCGCCTCCGCGCTCCGCACCTCGCTGCCGAAGACCGCCCACCGCAGCGACTCCTCCAGCGCCGTCGCCCCCTCCGCGCCCCCCGGGAACCAGTCCACGCACTCCCCCAGCCGAATCATCTGGTTGACGAGGGCGGTGACCGCCTCCTCCGCCTCCTCCCGGCTCTCACCGGCCAGCCGCATCTGCTGACGGATCGTCAACTCCCAGAGCCTGGCCTGCCCCTCGGGCGCAGAGGCACCGCCGGGCTGCTGTCCGGCCGCCGCCCGCCGCCCCGCCTCCAGCGCATGCCGCACCGCCCGCTCCACCAGCTCCCGATGCGCGTCCACCCCGACGGCCGCACCCGCGGCCGCGCCCTCGCCCTCGGCCTCGCCCTCGGTCACCCACTCCGCCGCGCGCCCGGCCTCGGCCTCCACCGCCCGCAACCGCCCCACCGCATACGGCAGCAGGTCGCGGACCGTCTCCAGCTCGACGACGTCCACCGCCACCCCGCGCCCCACCACCGTGAGGAGCAGCGGTTCCTGACCGGCCGTCAGCTGCGGCGGCGCATCCGGCTCCGCCCGCAGCCGCATCGCCCAGACCTCCCCCCGCCGCCGTCCGTCGAAGGCCAGCGCGAGGCCGTCCACCACCACCCGCGCCTCGAACCCGGCGCACACCCCGGCGCCCTCCGCGACCAGCTCGTCCAGCCCGCAGCCGCCCGGGTCGTCGACCGCGCTCTCCACCCGGACCCAGGCCCCCGTCCCGCCCCAGTCCCCGTGCTCCAGGCCGACCTTGACGATCCGCCCGGCCGACCGCGCCCACCCGCCGAGCGCCCGCTCGCCGGACGGCAGCGACCCCTCGCGCAGCCCGAACACCGGGAAGCCGGCCTCCGCCACGACCCGCAGGTCCTCCTCGGCCTGCTCCCGCAGCCGCCGCTCGAACTCGGCACCTTCGAGCCGTCCCACAAAGCGCATCGCGACTACCCCATCGCTCGCCCGTCCCGGTCCATCATCCCGGACCGCTCACCAGCGGATGACCGGCGACCGGCGACGCCCCGCCCGCCTCACGCCCCGCTGCCGCTGCGCGCCTTGTGCGCGGCCCGCCGGGCCTCCTTGACCACCGTACGGTCCGGGTGCAACTCCCCGATCGCGTCCAGTACTTCGGCGGTGTACGGGTGGTCGATCCGCCAGAACTCGTCGAAGAAGGCCGCCGGGTCCTGCCGCGCCGGCAGCTGCTCGACCAGCTCCTGCACGACG contains the following coding sequences:
- the pruA gene encoding L-glutamate gamma-semialdehyde dehydrogenase, yielding MDAVTQVPAPVNEPVHSYAPGTPERARLEAELKRLGGQAPVELPMVIGGERRMGGGAPIDVVQPHRHAAKLGVLRNATQQDAQAAIDAALAAAPAWRALSFDDRAAVFLRAADLLAGPWRETLAAATMLGQSKTAQQAEIDTPCELVDFLRFNVHYARQILAQQPISSPGVWNRMDHRPLEGFVYAITPFNFTAIAGNLPTAPALMGNVVVWKPSPTQQFAAGLFMDLLTEAGLPAGVINMVTGDGIAVSEVALEHRDLAGIHFTGSTKTFQYLWKTVGQNIEKYRTYPRLVGETGGKDFVFAHPSADPAVLKTALTRGSFEYQGQKCSASSRAYVPASVWERIRDEFAAEVDGIAMGDVTDLSNFIGAVIDARAFEKNKAAIDRAKADPKVTVLAGGEYDDSVGYFVRPTVLVCEDPAAEYFREEYFGPVLAVHVYQDEKWEEALDQMESFAPYGLTGSIIANDRAAVTEAAERLRYAAGNFYVNDKSTGAVVGQQPFGGGRASGTNDKAGSLQNLLRWTSPRAIKEALVPPTDYRYPHMG
- a CDS encoding PucR family transcriptional regulator, whose product is MAARPPADEPPPSTTPAHLPSPGGISLRHLLLALGEALVETQAAPQGLDVGVRGLALLDPEDPPLVGPGELVLAIGVRGRAALPAIRAAGRARAAGVAVRSPAGEALREAAEEAGVALLSVPPGVRWEQLHTVVRSVLDHPDPHTPGLDGDQQSAGGSGAGADAGDLFSLAQTTAVLTRGIVSIEDSANRVLAYSRSSDQDEVDDLRRLSILGWQGPEPYLAQLRAWGVFQRLRSSDEVIPIDDHPELGIRRRLVVAIRAGHQLLGTIWVQEGAQPLAERSSQVLEGAARVAALHLVRRRREVSGDLRLTQTLLTGLLEGSTGPQSLSTHLGLDQRRPAAVLGFAPAPTESGASPALARTEITNLISVQAAARHPSALVAPIGARVYALLPDLPRSGPATHVLVAWAQEIADAARTHLDVPLRGAVGRTVPQLADTPDSRLEADRILDAMASGGVDREVAALPDVQAEVLVREILALLADRPSIRDPRLTALTEYDARHRSRLSESVLAYLDAFGDVRTAADRLHIHPNTLRYRLRRAESLTGLDLTRPEQRLLTTLQLRLPT